One window of Pseudacidobacterium ailaaui genomic DNA carries:
- a CDS encoding ArsR/SmtB family transcription factor, whose protein sequence is MSMNEVFKALADPVRRHLLDRLHSCNGQTLGELCDGYQMSRQAVMKHLAILERAGLVVTQKQGREKLHYLNPVPIHEIADRWISKYERSHLRALADLKHKLEEKENR, encoded by the coding sequence ATGAGCATGAACGAGGTCTTCAAGGCGCTTGCCGATCCGGTCCGGCGGCATTTGTTGGACAGGCTTCATTCGTGCAATGGCCAAACGCTTGGCGAGCTTTGCGACGGGTACCAAATGTCGCGGCAGGCGGTGATGAAGCACCTTGCCATCCTGGAAAGAGCTGGGCTGGTTGTTACGCAAAAGCAGGGCAGGGAAAAGCTGCATTATCTGAATCCTGTTCCGATTCATGAAATTGCGGACCGCTGGATCAGCAAATATGAGCGCTCGCATCTGCGTGCTCTTGCTGATCTAAAACACAAGCTGGAAGAGAAAGAAAACAGATGA
- a CDS encoding SRPBCC family protein: protein MAESKFVYVTYIRTTPEKLWSALTNDTEFMQQYWFGTRCESRWTAGSSWKMVQADGSVSDAGEIVESQAPHRLVIRWRHEKRPELKAEGESLCTMELEPCGSAVKLTVTHTIGRENSKLIEAVSGGWPKILSNLKSLAETGSVTLHTAYPPQGAKLEASHA, encoded by the coding sequence ATGGCTGAAAGTAAGTTTGTTTATGTGACTTATATCCGCACGACCCCGGAAAAACTTTGGTCGGCGCTCACCAACGACACAGAGTTTATGCAGCAGTACTGGTTCGGAACTCGTTGTGAGAGCCGCTGGACGGCGGGTTCTTCATGGAAGATGGTGCAGGCAGACGGAAGTGTTTCCGATGCAGGAGAGATTGTAGAATCGCAGGCACCGCATCGGTTGGTGATTCGCTGGCGTCACGAAAAGAGGCCCGAGCTTAAGGCTGAAGGTGAATCGCTCTGCACAATGGAGCTTGAGCCTTGCGGATCGGCGGTGAAACTCACCGTGACGCATACGATTGGCCGGGAAAACTCAAAACTGATTGAGGCTGTTTCTGGCGGCTGGCCCAAGATTCTTTCTAATCTCAAGTCCCTGGCCGAGACAGGCTCCGTAACATTGCACACCGCCTATCCTCCTCAGGGCGCAAAGCTGGAAGCAAGCCATGCCTAG
- a CDS encoding CBS domain-containing protein — protein sequence MAELESNIGAVLKNKSGKIWSVSPSASVYEAIELMAEKQVGALPVMDGEKLVGIISERDYARKVILKGRSSKETAVVEIMTSGPITITPQHTVAECMRIMTEKRFRHLPVIDNGKLVGMVSIGDLVNWVITEQQQTIRHLEAYISGNAS from the coding sequence ATGGCCGAACTTGAAAGCAATATTGGTGCAGTTTTGAAGAACAAATCAGGAAAGATCTGGTCTGTCTCTCCGTCTGCCTCCGTTTATGAGGCCATAGAGCTGATGGCAGAAAAGCAGGTTGGCGCTCTTCCTGTGATGGATGGAGAGAAGCTGGTCGGAATCATCTCAGAGCGGGATTATGCGCGCAAGGTCATCCTCAAGGGACGCTCTTCGAAAGAAACAGCGGTCGTCGAGATTATGACCTCCGGTCCGATTACGATTACTCCACAACACACAGTGGCGGAATGTATGAGGATCATGACCGAGAAACGCTTCCGTCATCTCCCCGTCATCGACAACGGGAAGCTGGTGGGTATGGTTTCCATTGGCGATCTGGTGAACTGGGTCATCACGGAGCAGCAGCAGACGATCCGGCACCTTGAGGCGTACATTAGCGGGAACGCATCGTAG
- a CDS encoding isoaspartyl peptidase/L-asparaginase family protein, translated as MRKTIFLLCWILLSGISASAQASQKWAVVLHGGAGVIERRNMDPKTEAAYRASLQAALQKAADTLDKGGSALDAVEAAIRMMEDDPLFNAGRGAVFTAAGKNELDAAIMDGSNLKAGAVAGVTRTRHPISLARAVMEKSPHVMLIGAGADEFAAEHGLEMVDPSFFFTERRWQAMVRELQKEGKPIPPRPAGAPPAPDKPASEIEPPNAHKFGTVGVVALDKQGNIAAGTSTGGLTAKMWGRVGDSPIIGAGTYADNRSCAVSGTGTGEYFIRLTVARTICALVQYKGMGLQAAADEVIQHQLTEMRGDGGIIAIDKQGDMVWSFNTPGMYRARLAEGGKPEIEMYKDQP; from the coding sequence ATGCGCAAGACCATTTTTCTTCTTTGCTGGATCCTTCTCTCAGGAATCTCTGCATCAGCCCAGGCATCGCAGAAGTGGGCTGTTGTGCTTCATGGCGGGGCCGGAGTCATTGAACGCAGGAACATGGACCCAAAGACAGAAGCTGCTTACCGGGCCTCGCTTCAGGCAGCCTTGCAGAAAGCAGCCGATACGCTTGATAAGGGGGGATCCGCTTTGGACGCGGTCGAAGCGGCCATTCGCATGATGGAGGATGATCCGCTGTTCAATGCAGGACGGGGCGCTGTTTTTACCGCGGCCGGGAAGAATGAACTCGATGCGGCGATTATGGACGGGTCGAATTTAAAAGCCGGCGCTGTTGCTGGAGTTACACGGACCCGCCACCCCATCTCGCTGGCGCGGGCCGTAATGGAAAAGTCGCCTCATGTCATGCTTATCGGGGCGGGCGCTGATGAGTTTGCCGCAGAGCACGGGCTGGAAATGGTGGACCCCAGCTTCTTTTTTACCGAGCGTCGTTGGCAGGCCATGGTGAGGGAGCTGCAGAAAGAAGGCAAACCCATTCCTCCGCGTCCCGCGGGTGCGCCCCCGGCACCAGACAAACCGGCTTCAGAAATTGAACCACCCAATGCTCATAAATTTGGCACAGTCGGAGTGGTTGCATTGGACAAGCAGGGGAACATCGCGGCCGGAACCAGTACGGGTGGCCTCACCGCCAAGATGTGGGGGCGTGTAGGCGATTCGCCCATCATTGGGGCAGGGACCTATGCAGATAATCGCTCCTGTGCCGTTTCTGGAACAGGTACCGGAGAATACTTCATCCGACTGACGGTAGCGCGGACCATCTGCGCACTGGTGCAATACAAAGGAATGGGGTTGCAGGCCGCTGCGGATGAGGTCATCCAGCATCAGCTTACAGAGATGAGGGGAGACGGGGGCATCATCGCCATTGACAAACAGGGCGACATGGTCTGGAGCTTTAACACTCCCGGGATGTACCGTGCCCGGCTTGCCGAAGGAGGCAAGCCGGAAATAGAGATGTACAAGGACCAGCCTTAA
- the lepB gene encoding signal peptidase I gives MEQTIEKQSDKKKNKKHNDETPLEFIASICGVLVIGLFVLTFIFQNFEIPSASMEKTLLIGDHVVVDRMTLAPPAKWAPFVHYRDVKRGDIIVFYKPVAETNGDHIFLVKRVIGVPGDHIHLRNGIVYLNGQPQNEPQAAKPSDDEYYPYRDDFPSVPPSQAVDVTAQWAVDLPNHIQGEDLVVPPGQYFAMGDNRPVSLDSRYWGFVPRQNIVGRPLFVYWSFVTPENQIDKTSLGDKVGFIGHIILHFFDQTRWSRTLHLVK, from the coding sequence ATGGAACAGACGATCGAAAAACAATCGGACAAAAAGAAAAACAAGAAGCACAACGACGAAACTCCTTTGGAATTCATCGCCTCAATTTGCGGCGTCCTCGTCATCGGACTCTTTGTGCTGACGTTTATCTTTCAGAATTTTGAGATCCCTTCCGCTTCGATGGAAAAGACGCTGTTGATCGGAGACCATGTGGTGGTGGACCGCATGACCCTGGCGCCTCCGGCCAAATGGGCACCGTTTGTCCATTACCGGGATGTGAAACGGGGCGATATTATCGTTTTTTACAAGCCCGTAGCAGAGACCAATGGTGACCACATTTTTCTGGTCAAGCGCGTCATCGGAGTTCCCGGGGACCATATCCATCTACGCAACGGAATTGTCTACCTGAACGGTCAGCCACAAAATGAGCCCCAGGCAGCCAAACCTAGCGATGACGAGTACTACCCTTACCGGGATGATTTCCCCTCAGTCCCGCCCTCCCAGGCCGTAGACGTCACAGCACAATGGGCCGTGGATTTGCCGAACCATATTCAGGGAGAAGATCTTGTTGTCCCTCCCGGGCAATACTTCGCCATGGGCGACAATCGCCCTGTAAGCCTCGATAGCCGGTACTGGGGATTCGTTCCACGCCAAAATATTGTCGGAAGGCCCCTCTTTGTCTACTGGTCTTTTGTCACTCCGGAAAACCAGATTGATAAGACCTCACTTGGCGATAAGGTCGGCTTTATTGGCCATATCATTCTTCATTTCTTTGACCAGACCCGATGGAGCCGGACCCTGCACTTGGTGAAGTAA
- the lepB gene encoding signal peptidase I, translating to MTEILTASRTKLQPHLHLYPSLLDALRSMLSVIVIALFVLTFIVQPFRIPSESMEHTLLVGDFLLVNKAVYAPAGIWHWLIPYRNVQRGDIIVFHFPPDPAEHLVKRVIGLPGDHIHLHNGLVVVNGRPLPEPYAEYQSSYADQYRDEFPTLQYTDPGVDMQWWAEMRKEVQNGDLVIPPDSYFVLGDNRNHSRDSRYWGFVRRQNIVGRPFIIYFSLRQKPASTVPDLPDDRLGHGTGSAHGILGFARWNRIFRKVW from the coding sequence ATGACTGAAATTCTGACTGCGTCTCGAACAAAACTGCAACCGCACCTTCATCTGTACCCTTCTCTTCTGGATGCGCTTCGCTCCATGTTGTCTGTCATCGTCATTGCACTTTTTGTCCTGACCTTCATCGTGCAGCCCTTCCGTATTCCTTCAGAATCCATGGAGCACACACTGCTGGTTGGCGATTTCCTCCTGGTAAACAAGGCTGTCTACGCCCCCGCAGGAATCTGGCACTGGCTCATTCCCTATCGCAATGTACAACGCGGAGACATCATCGTCTTCCACTTCCCGCCTGATCCCGCAGAACATCTGGTCAAGCGCGTCATCGGACTTCCCGGAGATCATATTCACCTGCACAATGGCCTGGTCGTTGTGAATGGCAGACCATTGCCCGAGCCTTACGCTGAATACCAAAGCTCCTATGCCGACCAATACCGTGATGAATTTCCCACTTTGCAGTACACAGACCCCGGCGTAGACATGCAATGGTGGGCAGAGATGCGCAAAGAGGTGCAAAACGGCGACCTGGTCATACCCCCAGACAGCTATTTCGTCCTTGGTGATAACCGCAACCACAGCCGCGACAGCCGCTACTGGGGCTTTGTCCGTCGTCAGAACATCGTAGGACGCCCTTTCATCATCTATTTTTCGCTGCGCCAGAAGCCAGCAAGCACCGTTCCCGATCTTCCGGATGATAGACTCGGACACGGTACTGGTTCAGCACATGGCATCCTCGGATTTGCCCGCTGGAACCGCATTTTTCGCAAAGTTTGGTAA
- the rnc gene encoding ribonuclease III has product MGQPSLETLERALGHRFGQQHLLVQALTHSSLAHEQHLTGEAPAELHQDNEQLEFLGDAVIGLLVGESLFRRFPQLQEGELTRLRAALVSRKHLGHVGAKLRLGRYMRMGKGEERSGGRKKAALLANCMEALVAALYLDAGLETARAFVERHAVEPYVEDLQKEMLEGRAMGDHKSALQEYLQAYKGGQPVYILKKESGPDHRKKFTVEVHHSANGSAGMALARGTGTSRKKAEQEAARRALEKLRAAAVEASHD; this is encoded by the coding sequence ATGGGGCAACCTTCACTTGAAACGCTCGAACGCGCGCTCGGACACCGCTTCGGGCAACAGCACCTCCTCGTCCAGGCCCTCACCCATAGTTCTCTGGCACATGAACAGCATCTGACCGGGGAGGCGCCCGCAGAGCTTCACCAGGACAATGAGCAGCTTGAATTTCTTGGAGATGCGGTGATTGGGCTTCTGGTCGGTGAATCGCTCTTCCGTCGGTTTCCTCAGCTTCAGGAGGGAGAATTGACACGCCTCCGCGCAGCCCTGGTTAGCCGTAAGCACCTGGGTCACGTCGGTGCAAAGCTCCGGCTGGGGCGGTATATGCGCATGGGTAAAGGAGAAGAGCGTAGTGGTGGCCGCAAAAAGGCGGCCCTGCTTGCCAATTGCATGGAGGCCCTCGTGGCAGCCCTTTACCTCGATGCCGGTCTTGAAACCGCTCGTGCTTTTGTCGAGCGTCACGCCGTCGAGCCGTATGTTGAGGACCTGCAGAAAGAGATGCTTGAAGGGCGTGCCATGGGCGATCACAAATCCGCCTTGCAGGAATACCTACAGGCATACAAAGGTGGCCAGCCCGTCTACATTCTCAAGAAGGAGAGTGGCCCCGACCACCGCAAAAAATTCACCGTAGAGGTCCATCACTCTGCCAATGGCAGTGCTGGCATGGCTTTGGCTCGCGGTACAGGCACTTCACGAAAAAAGGCCGAACAGGAAGCTGCGCGTCGCGCCCTGGAAAAGCTGCGAGCAGCAGCCGTTGAGGCCAGCCATGACTGA
- a CDS encoding DUF6600 domain-containing protein, producing MRSGKLFLLPLCVAFSSSLAISAQENQVRAVRISYVQGTVKLVDASGVEFDQAHANMPVTQGMLLKTGSDGNVEVQFEDGSVARATPDSSLRFDQLQRNGEGRTETQITALSGLSYYEFNNRDGRYSVHFGPYTASASKSSILRLGVDSNSAQLAVMRGAAHVETASREGVDLSSNKTATLNLQIGSGYDVAHGIQTNSWDQWNSERDGYLARLGAKATLARTLSNNPDNPAWSDLDYYGNWYNFPGYGAGWMPAGMEMNWDPFGSGYWGYYPTYGYTWISGYAWGWYPYHCGMWNWFDGTGWAWFPGNCGWGGYGYGWYPVNSIGNYPKNYIPPVRPKPIQPVRGGHMPSQQALIAVNRTEGTVTPPARPAGAAGPIMFGGRKLQPIEPAIHLRGAGPLGDSFRAASGYGFVRSNGTPGGVPDPHSTMLQPRYVPTPGSLRNGMGIASPAQDHSMPINGGGVRMSLPPSMSAPQASAPAPSGGGSAHH from the coding sequence ATGAGGTCCGGTAAACTCTTTCTGCTTCCGCTTTGTGTCGCGTTCTCTTCGTCTCTGGCAATTTCTGCACAGGAAAATCAAGTCCGTGCGGTCCGCATCAGCTATGTGCAAGGCACCGTAAAGCTTGTGGACGCAAGTGGGGTCGAATTTGATCAGGCCCATGCCAACATGCCGGTGACCCAGGGAATGCTTCTCAAGACCGGGAGCGACGGCAACGTGGAAGTGCAGTTTGAGGACGGGAGCGTGGCCCGTGCTACACCGGACAGCTCTTTGCGTTTTGACCAACTCCAGCGAAATGGAGAAGGCAGGACAGAGACGCAGATTACGGCGCTTTCCGGGTTGAGCTATTACGAGTTCAATAACCGCGATGGCAGGTACTCTGTACATTTCGGTCCGTATACGGCGAGTGCGAGCAAGAGCAGCATCCTGAGGCTGGGCGTTGACAGCAATTCGGCACAACTTGCTGTCATGCGAGGAGCAGCCCACGTTGAGACGGCCTCGCGTGAGGGAGTGGATCTTTCCTCAAACAAGACCGCCACGCTCAATTTGCAGATCGGATCGGGATACGATGTGGCCCATGGGATCCAGACCAATTCCTGGGACCAGTGGAACTCTGAACGGGACGGGTACCTGGCCAGACTGGGGGCCAAGGCGACCCTGGCCCGGACTTTGAGCAATAACCCTGACAATCCGGCCTGGAGCGACCTGGACTACTACGGAAATTGGTATAACTTTCCCGGCTATGGGGCGGGATGGATGCCGGCCGGGATGGAGATGAACTGGGACCCCTTCGGTTCGGGGTACTGGGGCTATTATCCGACTTACGGTTATACGTGGATTTCTGGGTATGCGTGGGGATGGTATCCCTATCACTGCGGCATGTGGAATTGGTTTGACGGGACGGGATGGGCTTGGTTCCCCGGCAACTGCGGCTGGGGCGGATATGGATACGGCTGGTATCCGGTGAACAGTATCGGAAACTATCCGAAGAATTACATCCCGCCTGTTCGGCCAAAACCCATTCAGCCTGTGCGGGGAGGCCATATGCCATCACAACAGGCGCTGATTGCCGTTAACCGCACGGAGGGCACTGTCACTCCACCCGCCCGGCCTGCCGGGGCTGCAGGACCCATCATGTTTGGAGGCAGGAAGTTGCAACCGATTGAACCAGCCATTCATCTCAGAGGGGCTGGTCCACTGGGAGACAGCTTCCGAGCAGCGTCAGGTTATGGATTTGTCCGTTCGAACGGAACTCCGGGCGGTGTGCCTGACCCGCATTCTACGATGTTGCAGCCACGATATGTGCCTACGCCGGGCAGTTTGCGCAACGGTATGGGTATAGCATCTCCTGCGCAGGACCATTCGATGCCTATAAACGGTGGTGGAGTGCGTATGTCGCTTCCGCCTTCTATGTCCGCTCCACAGGCATCTGCACCCGCGCCATCAGGGGGAGGAAGCGCACACCACTGA
- a CDS encoding type II secretion system protein yields MRPKEQGFTLIELMIVMLIIGVLASIAIPIYLQSLRSAREAVLKEDLHIMRQAIDSYTMDKEKGPQSLDDLVQDGYLKEIPVDPMTHSKDTWVTQMDDSLQSVDQTEPGISDVHSGSDAIGSNGQPYSSW; encoded by the coding sequence ATGCGGCCAAAGGAACAGGGCTTTACGCTGATTGAGCTGATGATCGTCATGTTGATCATCGGGGTACTCGCGTCCATTGCCATTCCCATCTATCTCCAGTCCCTCCGCTCTGCCCGGGAGGCCGTCCTGAAAGAAGACCTCCACATCATGCGCCAGGCCATCGATTCCTACACCATGGACAAGGAAAAAGGCCCACAGTCCCTCGACGATCTGGTACAGGACGGTTACCTTAAGGAAATCCCCGTCGACCCGATGACTCACAGCAAAGACACCTGGGTCACGCAGATGGATGACAGCCTGCAATCTGTAGACCAGACTGAGCCTGGAATCTCTGACGTCCACAGCGGCTCGGATGCTATTGGCAGCAACGGGCAACCGTATTCAAGCTGGTAA
- a CDS encoding type II secretion system protein, with protein sequence MMYRTRARNPEAGLTLVELIVTVAILAVLASAAIPLTKLEVKRQKERELRYDLWMMRDAIDRYKDAADRNAFQTKVDSFGYPPDLETLVNGVDVQGKKVRFLRRIPVDPMTGKDDWGLRSMQDDPNSDSWGGQNVFDVYSKSDGTALDGTKYNTW encoded by the coding sequence ATGATGTACAGGACCAGAGCACGAAACCCTGAAGCCGGACTCACTCTCGTCGAGTTGATCGTCACCGTCGCCATCCTTGCCGTATTGGCCTCGGCCGCCATCCCGCTCACGAAGCTTGAAGTCAAGCGCCAGAAAGAGCGTGAGCTGCGTTATGACCTCTGGATGATGCGCGATGCCATTGACCGTTACAAGGATGCCGCGGACCGCAATGCGTTCCAGACCAAGGTGGACAGCTTCGGCTATCCGCCTGACCTTGAAACCCTCGTTAACGGAGTGGACGTGCAGGGGAAAAAAGTGCGCTTTTTGCGGCGTATTCCGGTAGATCCCATGACCGGCAAGGATGATTGGGGATTACGCTCCATGCAGGACGATCCCAACAGCGATTCCTGGGGCGGACAAAACGTCTTTGATGTGTACTCGAAATCTGACGGAACAGCACTGGACGGGACAAAATACAACACATGGTAA
- a CDS encoding cohesin domain-containing protein encodes MKHNALKLAFLSVGFLLLFGPWRSLHAQSASHWFKEGQNAEARDDVETAYEDYYKAFQKKPTDLRYKTAYERTRFAAASAHVKRGEKLRDQGDMTGAVTEFLHAIEIDPGNELAQQELRATRDKINAPPNQEMPSSPNANPALSELGGPPTLKPISNEPITIHSVEDSRVIYQTVGKLAGINVLFDPQYTSKRIQVDLTNVSLYDALRIIGTISGTFWRPITDNTIFVAENNRGKRTELDEQAVQTFYLTNVAQQQDLNDIQTALRQVFTTARLYAVPSQNAIIMRGTPDELLLAQKIINDLDKAKPEVVIDVAVMEVNRDKIRNIGIQLPQTASINFQTSNANESTTSSSSSTTTGTTTTSSTGTLSLNDLAHLNATNFAVTIGQAQVNLLLSDTDTKLLQNPRVRASDGQQAVLKIGEKLPVATGSYQTGAATAIVSSLVNTQFQYLDVGVNIDMKPTVHYDRDVTIKMKIEVSSENGTVNLGGINEPIITQRSVDQTIRLKEGEASILGGILMRQESKSLSGTPGLAELPILRYIFGSEQREVRDDEIVFLVIPHIVRAEQINPLNTEAVDSGTMNSIEIRRLPASAQTTRPVSSASAVSQDGTVSGQTPSVAAQNALQQMQQQANAGAPVSLQLVAPPAPQKTGSTFQVTVNLEGGKDVFSVPMQMQYDNSRLTLINVDNGSLLGKDGQAVALVHRDDGNGGVAISASRPPGVSGVSGSGPVVVLTFQAKAPGDASIAITRPVVRNSAQQAMPAVGSQTVVHVQ; translated from the coding sequence ATGAAGCATAACGCCCTCAAACTGGCCTTTCTTTCGGTCGGATTTCTCCTTCTCTTTGGCCCCTGGAGATCGTTACACGCACAGTCCGCCAGCCACTGGTTCAAAGAGGGCCAGAATGCCGAGGCTCGCGATGACGTGGAGACGGCCTACGAGGACTATTACAAGGCCTTCCAGAAAAAGCCCACCGACTTGCGCTATAAAACCGCCTACGAGCGTACGCGTTTTGCCGCTGCTTCGGCCCATGTGAAGCGCGGAGAAAAGCTCCGGGACCAGGGCGATATGACCGGCGCGGTCACCGAGTTTCTCCATGCCATCGAAATCGACCCCGGCAACGAACTTGCACAGCAGGAGCTTCGTGCCACCCGCGACAAAATCAATGCTCCGCCCAATCAGGAGATGCCATCGTCCCCGAACGCCAATCCGGCCTTGAGTGAACTGGGCGGCCCACCCACGCTCAAGCCCATTTCCAATGAACCCATCACGATCCACTCGGTTGAAGACAGCCGCGTCATCTACCAGACGGTCGGCAAACTGGCCGGCATCAACGTGCTCTTTGACCCGCAGTACACCTCAAAACGGATCCAGGTAGACCTCACCAATGTCTCACTTTATGATGCGCTGCGGATCATCGGCACCATCTCCGGCACCTTCTGGCGCCCGATTACTGACAACACCATCTTTGTCGCTGAGAACAACCGCGGCAAGCGCACGGAGCTGGACGAACAAGCGGTCCAGACTTTCTACCTGACCAACGTTGCCCAGCAGCAGGACCTCAACGATATCCAGACCGCGCTGCGCCAGGTCTTTACCACGGCGCGCCTCTATGCGGTGCCCAGCCAGAATGCCATCATCATGCGCGGAACACCTGACGAGCTGCTTCTGGCCCAGAAAATCATCAATGACCTGGATAAGGCCAAACCTGAAGTCGTCATTGATGTCGCAGTGATGGAAGTCAACCGCGACAAAATCCGGAACATCGGCATCCAGCTTCCGCAGACAGCGTCCATCAACTTCCAGACCTCGAACGCAAACGAGTCCACGACATCGTCCTCTTCCAGCACCACGACCGGCACCACAACCACCTCTTCTACGGGCACCTTGTCTTTGAATGACCTGGCCCACCTGAATGCCACCAACTTCGCGGTCACGATTGGCCAGGCACAGGTCAACCTGTTGCTCAGTGATACGGACACAAAACTCCTGCAAAACCCTCGGGTGCGCGCCTCCGATGGCCAGCAGGCGGTCCTCAAAATTGGCGAAAAACTCCCCGTGGCCACCGGCTCTTACCAGACCGGGGCTGCGACCGCCATCGTAAGCTCTTTGGTCAACACCCAGTTCCAGTACCTCGACGTGGGCGTGAACATTGACATGAAGCCCACGGTGCACTATGACCGCGACGTTACCATCAAAATGAAGATCGAGGTCTCCTCGGAAAACGGCACCGTGAATCTGGGAGGCATCAACGAGCCGATTATCACGCAACGCTCCGTAGACCAGACCATCCGCCTCAAGGAAGGCGAAGCCAGCATTCTCGGCGGCATCCTTATGCGCCAGGAAAGCAAGTCTCTGAGCGGTACCCCAGGGTTGGCTGAGCTTCCCATCCTGCGCTATATCTTTGGGTCCGAGCAGCGGGAGGTGCGGGACGATGAGATTGTCTTTCTTGTGATTCCCCACATCGTCCGCGCCGAACAGATCAATCCGCTGAATACAGAGGCCGTGGACTCCGGCACGATGAATTCCATTGAAATCCGGCGTCTTCCCGCTTCAGCCCAGACAACAAGGCCCGTTTCCTCAGCCTCTGCTGTCAGCCAGGACGGCACGGTATCCGGGCAGACGCCCTCAGTGGCAGCACAGAATGCTTTGCAGCAGATGCAGCAGCAGGCCAATGCTGGCGCTCCCGTCAGTCTGCAGCTTGTTGCGCCACCCGCTCCGCAGAAGACCGGTTCCACCTTCCAGGTCACAGTCAACCTGGAGGGCGGCAAGGACGTCTTTTCTGTCCCCATGCAGATGCAGTATGACAACTCCCGCCTGACGCTCATCAATGTAGACAACGGCAGCCTGCTCGGTAAGGACGGCCAGGCCGTCGCTCTGGTGCATCGCGATGACGGCAATGGAGGCGTGGCCATCTCTGCCTCGCGCCCGCCGGGGGTAAGCGGCGTCAGCGGTAGCGGCCCCGTGGTGGTGCTCACCTTCCAGGCAAAAGCGCCTGGGGACGCATCCATCGCCATCACTCGGCCCGTAGTCAGAAACAGCGCCCAGCAGGCCATGCCTGCCGTCGGCTCACAGACAGTCGTCCATGTGCAATAA
- the smpB gene encoding SsrA-binding protein SmpB, which produces MARQSSHPVAPAPSQKSKPRDPVAAGSRDAAQNRAAGHNYFLLDKFEAGVALRGTEVKSIREGKANLKDAYGIIQNGEAFLLNAHIGPYSHTGYTTHDALRTRKLLLHRDEIRKLQGKTQQKGFTLIPTRLYFRNGRVKCELALAKGKQDWDKRETERRREADREARAAMARAKR; this is translated from the coding sequence ATGGCCCGTCAGTCCAGTCATCCGGTGGCTCCTGCCCCCTCCCAGAAATCCAAGCCGCGCGACCCGGTGGCTGCCGGCTCGCGGGATGCGGCGCAAAACCGTGCCGCCGGGCACAACTATTTCCTGCTGGACAAATTTGAAGCAGGAGTTGCGCTGCGCGGCACCGAGGTCAAGTCCATTCGTGAGGGCAAAGCCAATCTTAAGGATGCCTATGGCATCATCCAGAACGGCGAGGCCTTTCTGCTGAACGCGCATATCGGCCCTTACTCCCATACCGGATACACGACGCACGACGCACTCCGCACACGCAAGTTGCTGCTCCATCGGGACGAGATTCGCAAGCTACAAGGCAAGACGCAGCAGAAGGGATTTACGCTCATCCCCACCCGGCTTTATTTTCGCAACGGGCGCGTAAAGTGCGAACTGGCCCTGGCCAAGGGCAAACAGGACTGGGACAAACGCGAAACCGAGCGCCGGAGGGAGGCTGATCGCGAGGCGCGGGCAGCGATGGCGCGGGCCAAACGATAG